One window of Pelmatolapia mariae isolate MD_Pm_ZW linkage group LG18, Pm_UMD_F_2, whole genome shotgun sequence genomic DNA carries:
- the toe1 gene encoding target of EGR1 protein 1, which yields MASSLVVPVIDVQNENFKELWPAMVVAIKTASFVALDTELSGLGNRKSLLAESIEDRYKAICHAARSRSILSLGIACYKKLDQKPADSYLVQVYNLTLLCSEEYIIEPQSVHFLVQHGFDFNKQYGHGIPYCKGNNKGGADDRGVHIRALFTELLRARKPLVLHNGLIDMAFLYQSFYAHLPERLATFTADLSEMFPAGIYDTKYVTEFELRLSASYLEYAYKKCKLDNGRSVDSGATGPHVHIEFCQYAGHMSTYVDYRECPAVASIEEQTDICQRFSAFGWCPNGTKCPLSHDTDRIILQDEKNKEDKRKKRKRQREKKRSEGEGSFIFDGAPENKIPNMEVDPEDPLGDQRGTVAEMCPDGLPAMDSDGNTPQSEGKSLETDSKGNSVCDENITIASIDDSRNTKNNTNDGKSGVGSGTGAGREKTNDRSAGIETQKKNADAGTHRAGFDAFMTGYIFAYSCTVIRKEEAGEADKEEEEEQSWLPTCLNKVYLSGKAAPLNVVKSTFSKSSKAHMQKMEMVWGGRC from the exons CATCTTCGCTGGTAGTTCCTGTCATTGATGTCCAGAATGAAAACTTTAAAGAGCTTTGGCCTGCTATGGTCGTGGCTATTAAAACGGCGTCCTTCGTTGCACTGGACACG GAGCTGAGCGGTCTTGGGAACAGGAAGTCCTTGCTGGCTGA ATCCATTGAGGACAGATACAAAGCTATATGTCATGCAGCTCGGTCCCGCTCCATCCTCTCGTTGGGAATCGCCTGCTACAAGAAACTTGATCAAAAG CCTGCAGACTCGTACCTGGTGCAGGTGTATAACCTCACCCTTCTATGTTCAGAGGAGTACATCATAGAGCCCCAGTCAGTGCATTTCCTGGTGCAGCACGGATTTGACTTCAACAAGCAGTACGGCCACGGAATCCCGTACTGCAAGGGCAACAATAAG GGAGGCGCAGATGACCGCGGCGTTCACATCCGAGCACTGTTCACTGAGCTGCTGCGTGCTCGGAAACCCCTGGTGCTACACAATGGTCTCATTGACATGGCTTTTCTGTACCAG agTTTCTATGCTCACCTGCCCGAGCGCCTGGCCACCTTCACTGCTGACCTGTCAGAGATGTTTCCCGCTGGGATATACGACACCAAATATGTCACAGAATTTGAACTTCGACTCTCTGCCTCCTATCTTGAGTACGCCTACAAGAAATG TAAGCTGGATAATGGTCGCAGTGTGGACTCCGGAGCAACTGGACCTCATGTTCACATAGAGTTCTGTCAGTATGCTGGTCACATGTCCACCTATGTGGACTACAGGGAGTGTCCAGCTGTCGCTTCTATTGAGGAACAGACTGACATCTGTCAGCGCTTCTCT GCATTTGGTTGGTGTCCGAATGGCACAAAGTGTCCGTTATCCCATGACACAGACCGCATCATCCTCCAGGACGAGAAAAATAAGGAGGacaagaggaagaaaaggaagagacagagagagaagaagagaagtgAAGGAGAGGGCTCCTTCATCTTTGATGGTGCTCCGGAAAATAAAATCCCCAACATGGAAGTGGATCCAGAAGATCCTCTAGGAGACCAGCGAGGGACAGTTGCTGAGATGTGCCCAGATGGTTTGCCAGCAATggacagtgatggaaacacCCCACAGAGTGAAGGAAAGAGCTTGGAGACTGACAGCAAGGGGAACAGTGTGTGTGATGAGAACATAACAATAGCCTCAATTGATGACAGCcggaacacaaaaaacaacacaaatgatGGAAAAAGTGGCGTAGGGAGTGGGACAGgagcagggagagaaaagacGAATGACCGCTCAGCTGGGATTGAAACCCAGAAGAAGAATGCTGACGCAGGGACACATCGGGCAGGATTTGACGCCTTTATGACAGGTTACATCTTCGCCTACTCTTGTACCGTCATCAGGAaggaagaagctggagaagcagacaaggaggaggaggaggagcagtcGTGGCTTCCTACCTGTCTTAACAAGGTCTATCTGAGCGGCAAGGCAGCGCCTCTCAATGTGGTAAAGAGTACCTTCTCCAAGTCGTCCAAGGCCCACATGCAGAAGATGGAGATGGTGTGGGGCGGAAGGTGTTAA
- the tmem53 gene encoding transmembrane protein 53, with the protein MAADEIDYNIVFPDAGTSERHWQGTKEPVVILLGWAGCKDKHLSKYSSIYNEQGCVTIRYTAPLKTVFISESFGYKELRNTALKLLEILYDYEVENSPIFFHTFSNGGFMLYRYIVELLHSDKQFSSLSVVGAIMDSAPGSGNVRGALRALTATLGPKISPVLRYILLVLFAVTVFLLRIVLYPLTKYIHKNHYDAVQDRPPAWPHFFLYSRDDQVIRHKDVEVFLETLKQKGVPVDSFDFVSSPHVGHFRYFPEEYTLKCHDFLVACMKELEGIETKKRQHIQSH; encoded by the exons ATGGCAGCCGATGAAATAGACTACAACATCGTGTTTCCAGATGCAGGGACGTCGG AGAGACACTGGCAGGGGACAAAGGAGCCAGTTGTGATACTGTTAGGCTGGGCTGGATGCAAAGACAAGCACCTCTCGAAATACAGCTCCATCTACAATGAACAG GGCTGCGTCACCATCCGCTACACGGCTCCTTTGAAGACTGTCTTCATCTCCGAGTCGTTTGGATACAAGGAGCTGAGAAACACGGCTCTCAAACTGCTGGAGATCCTCTATGACTACGAGGTGGAGAACAGTCCTATTTTCTTTCACACATTCAGCAATGGTGGCTTCATGCTTTACCGCTACATTGTAGAACTGCTGCACAGTGACAAACAGTTCAGTTCGTTGTCTGTTGTCGGGGCCATCATGGACAGTGCTCCAGGTAGCGGGAACGTCCGTGGGGCCCTGCGTGCACTGACGGCCACCTTAGGGCCAAAAATAAGTCCTGTTTTAAGGTATATCCTCCTAGTGCTCTTTGCTGTGACTGTTTTCCTTCTGAGAATCGTGCTGTACCCGTTGACCAAGTACATTCACAAGAACCACTACGATGCCGTGCAGGACAGGCCGCCCGCCTGGCCTCATTTCTTCCTGTACTCCAGGGATGACCAGGTGATTAGGCACAAAGATGTTGAGGTCTTTTTGGAGACTTTGAAGCAGAAAGGTGTCCCTGTGGACAGTTTTGATTTTGTCTCCAGCCCCCATGTTGGCCATTTCCGGTATTTTCCTGAAGAGTATACTCTCAAGTGCCATGACTTCCTGGTTGCCTGCATGAAGGAGTTGGAAGGTATCGAAACAAAAAAGAGACAACACATTCAAAGTCATTGA